The Hordeum vulgare subsp. vulgare chromosome 4H, MorexV3_pseudomolecules_assembly, whole genome shotgun sequence genomic interval CTTTGCAGGTTGAGAAGGCTTTTAGAGAAGGTGCAGCCCAGCAAAATGCACAAAGTGTCTTTGTGTCTTTGGCACTCAAACTTCTGGAGGAGCGAGTGCATGTAGCATGCAAAGAAATCATTACATTGGAAAAACAGGTATGTGTTATACGTGCAAAGAAGTTTTGGGAAAGGCAGTTTCATTTGTATTTGTGAATATCAATTTTGTGGACCCCTTGCAGAACAAGCTTCTCGAggaagaggagaaagagaagCGTGAAGAACAAGAGcgtaggatgaggaggagaacaaaagagagagaaaagaagcacaggagaaaagagaGGCTGAAAGAGAAGGAAAGGGACAAGGGGAAAAGAGTTGACTTCAAAACATCAGACGACATTTCATCTTCAACTCTAAGCAACTCCTCGACATGTACTAACGATGACTCGGGGAATACTTTTGGCTCCAGAGCAGCTAGTGAAGAGGAAGATAATTCCACAGCTGTGGCTCTGTGCCACACTGACATTGAATCTTCATGCATAGAAATTGATGGACAAAACAATATAGACTGCTGCAGTACAGTGACGAAATGCCCTCCAATTAGCAGTGAACCTTTCACATCCCAGCAACCAAAACCATCACGAAGAAATCTGAGGTTGAGAAAGGACGTTCCTCAAGATCACTCCTCTTGTTGGTATGATGATGGCCGAGATGAATCTAGAAGTGCTGGCAATCTGCAGTGGCGATCAATGGAAAGGATGAGAAATGGTGATGGGGGTTGTAACTCGGTGTGTAGTACAAATAACAGAACAAGATATAGGCAAGACTACAATTCTTGCAGCTGTGATCATCAGGGAAGTTACAAAACAGAGGACAACTGTTTTTTGCCAGCAACTAGATCAGGTAGGGAGATGAAGATGGCAAAGAAAACAGGTGTTGATAAGCCTTTGGTGCAGTACCGCCGGGTTGGCGGTACACACGAGAGAAATGCAATTCCGAAACAAGTATGGGAGAGAATGGATACCCGGAAGAAGACTGGCTTACATGATACAGATAACATATCAGTATCAGTTGACAATGTCGAGCCACCCAAATCAGTGGAGTGTGATACCAGTGGATTTGAAAAGGCTGACACAGGACCTGAACCACTAGGCCAGGCTTCTGAAAGGTCCACTGATGTTTATAAATCAGAAACAGATCAGTCATATGGACAACATGAGGAAAATCAATCTGCTTGTTCTGATGGAACTACTATaacaaataaacaaaaatgtaagTCAACAAATAATGAAGGTTCTAAGCCAGACGAAGAGCTGATGACGAACTCTGTCAGTTCTGATGGCTCATCTTCTTGTATGAGCGAGGCAGATAGAGAAAGCAGTTCAAGCAGTGTGACGTCTTTGAGCGCTCGTACTCCAGAATCATCATCATCTGACTCAGAGGAATCTTCGGAGAGAGTCAACAGAATTACAGAAGCTCCATCAACAAGAACTGCTTCACGTTCTTTATTTGAGACGTGTGCAGGAAATGGTTTCAGAGAATACCACCCAAAAGCCACATGCCCACCTCGCAACGACAGGTTTGGATTCAGTACACTCCCCTTCCAGAATCAGTCATTGCATCAGCAGAACATGCATGCACCTGCATATTCACCGACCACAATTGGGCCACACAGTCATGCGTGTGCTGCTCCAACAAATGGATACTTCCAGTATGGTCAGCAGCCCAATTTCTTCTCTGGTCCAGTTGGATTCCGAGTACCTGGGAACGTACCTGCTGATTTCCCAGTGCAATACAACAATGTACATCGCTACCCAGCTCCTGCTTTTAGTTGTATCCACCCAGAGCAAATTCTTAAGACGCCGGCCAGCTTCAGAGTCATGCCCCCGCCACCTCTTCCCCCTTACCGGCATGGAACAGTGCCAACTGGTGGTCATCCTTATGGAGGCTTGAATCCAGACAGGCATAATTCGGTGCTGAAGCCGATGGAACCAAAGGATGCTCCAGATGGTAACAAATTGGCTGACAGAAGTGCATCCTTCTCATTGTTCCAATTCAACCTGCCGATAGCTCCGCAAGGCCAACCGTCACCCAAAGATGGTAAGAGTGGAGAGTCGGTAGCAAGGATGCCGCCTTTTGCTCCGGTTCAAGCGCAGCCATGCTCTAGAGAGCAGACAGATGTGAAGGAGTATAATCTGTTCTCCACTGATCAAAGCGGCTATTTCCCTTTATCCCGTTAAAAGCAACACACATGGGGGACGTGCTCTTCTCATTTTACTGTCTACAGCTGTATACGGTGAGTGATTGTATCAACCGAACGAAATAAAGGATGTTTTGAGTGGTTTTTCTGTATGCTTACGTGCCTTCAATTTTGGACTATAGGGCCGGGAACtattttttatacattttttgtttttctttctttatcTTTGTGTGTATGAGAAGATAGTGTATCATGTAGCCTTTTTTGATTTATAAACGAGGTAAATTTCCTATTCCTTTTTCCTTCTGTTTCAGTAGCTCCTTTTTCAGAATGCTGATGCTGTCATGTGAATGAGTTGGttcctgtctgttttattttatctttaaATTTGTATCCAGCTGTTTTATCATCGCTTACCTATTCTGCATGGGATGAAACTGCTGGCCGAGAACTATCCCGGTGATCATGATCCCCTGGAACAAGCAGTGTTATCCCGGTGACCTTAGAAAAGTTGTTAGGTCATCTCTGTTGCTGTGCACCATAATTTGTCTTAGGTATAAGTATCTAATGTGCTCTGGCGCAGAGACGTATGTACTGCTCACACCAAAGGCCCCTGCTTTCAACTAAGGAAGCCACCAACCTGCCCAGGAATTACAACACACCAATAGACCACAGCAGCCAAACTTATACAAAGGGGCTAACTGGAAAGCTAACAACAAAGAACCACCAAAAGCATCTAGGAGTAGGCAAAAAAAGGAACAAGCTTGCATGGTGCAAGAAGGATGCCAACCCCAGTCCCCAGAAGTCTGAAGCAGCCTCAGAGCGACCGAGGTGAaagaagagcagcaaggcaaAGCGACCACAATGGAAAACCGGGATCCTTCGGCTTCCGCGGCGCCGCTGATGCTATCAAGGACGCCGCACCATTGGAACTCAAGTTGTGGCTCTCTGCACAACTTGCTTCCAGGAAACGGGAAGAGAGAACGGACATCTCCCTGTGTATTGCAATTGGAAGCCTTCGCTCTGTGTGGAGCACACGTGCAAGGTACAAGAATGGTCTCGGCCAGATAGGCTAGGAAACAGATGCAAAGATATAAGTAGATAAACACAAGTAATCTTGCAACTTCCTGCGTATCTATGAACGAGCAGCTCGCTTAAACCTGATGTAGATAATACCAGTCTACATAATCTGTCTTACAAAAATGGTTTCACCCTTGGAACAGCAGAACGGCAAGGTACAGCGACGAATCGTCAACGAACTCCGCCATTTCAAACTTGCTCCCATCTGCAGCCTTCTCCAGGGAAGACCTACTGGGCAAGTCCGCGAACACAATGTCCGGATTCTCCCTGCGGTGTTGCGCCAGGCTCTGCCTACCTTGATCCAAGAAGATGACGACCCTTGCGCCTAGGTGGAACGAAAAGAAATCAATCGAATTATACAACTGAGCGATAAAAAGGTTTTGCATAGCCAAAGTATTTGCGCAGAAGCACAACACAAAAAACCTCGAGATTTCAAAACAAAGGAGTTGTTTGGTTTCGTGACTAAAACAACCTGCAGTACCATCACAAATGCCTGAAACATGCCTGAACTTGAAGTGGCAAGGTTGATGAGTTTTGACTGGTGTCTTAATTGAATAAAAATAAGAAGTGCCTGCAAACAAATCTATTCTTACCAACCTCACTGCTATGTGTGAGGTTGTCATTAGACTCTGAGGAAATTTATATGAGAAGACGAAGCACAAGACATACATTACTTACTGAACTAACACACTGATATTATTTGAAGCTTTTGACTGAACTCTCAGATGCAAAA includes:
- the LOC123449224 gene encoding uncharacterized protein LOC123449224; amino-acid sequence: MAGVAAETAVASASGSGIWSRRRDEITFDRLQKFWNDLPPQARRELLKLDKQTLIEQARKNFYCSRCNGLLLENFKSLQQEVSDIDCLSLSGESKIRQQNGSQDPSVHPWGGLATTKDGILTLIDCFMKANSLRVLQNVFDNARLREREREMLYPDACGGGGRGWISQGMASYSRGYGTRETCALHTAHLSCNTLVNFWSALCDETRSSLLRMKEDDFIERLMFRFDSKRFCRDCRRNVIREFKELKELKRMRREPRCTSWFCVADYAFQCEVFEDSVIVDWRQSVSETDGSYHHFEWAIGTDEGQSDVFGFENVGMKTQVQRSGIDLDQFEDYFITLRAWKLDGRYTEMCVKAHALKGQSCVHHRLVLGDGFVTITKGESIRSLFEHAEEAEEEDEDDAMERDENDLDGDGSHPQKHAKSPELAREFLLDAAAVIFKEQVEKAFREGAAQQNAQSVFVSLALKLLEERVHVACKEIITLEKQNKLLEEEEKEKREEQERRMRRRTKEREKKHRRKERLKEKERDKGKRVDFKTSDDISSSTLSNSSTCTNDDSGNTFGSRAASEEEDNSTAVALCHTDIESSCIEIDGQNNIDCCSTVTKCPPISSEPFTSQQPKPSRRNLRLRKDVPQDHSSCWYDDGRDESRSAGNLQWRSMERMRNGDGGCNSVCSTNNRTRYRQDYNSCSCDHQGSYKTEDNCFLPATRSGREMKMAKKTGVDKPLVQYRRVGGTHERNAIPKQVWERMDTRKKTGLHDTDNISVSVDNVEPPKSVECDTSGFEKADTGPEPLGQASERSTDVYKSETDQSYGQHEENQSACSDGTTITNKQKCKSTNNEGSKPDEELMTNSVSSDGSSSCMSEADRESSSSSVTSLSARTPESSSSDSEESSERVNRITEAPSTRTASRSLFETCAGNGFREYHPKATCPPRNDRFGFSTLPFQNQSLHQQNMHAPAYSPTTIGPHSHACAAPTNGYFQYGQQPNFFSGPVGFRVPGNVPADFPVQYNNVHRYPAPAFSCIHPEQILKTPASFRVMPPPPLPPYRHGTVPTGGHPYGGLNPDRHNSVLKPMEPKDAPDGNKLADRSASFSLFQFNLPIAPQGQPSPKDGKSGESVARMPPFAPVQAQPCSREQTDVKEYNLFSTDQSGYFPLSR